One genomic window of Coffea eugenioides isolate CCC68of chromosome 1, Ceug_1.0, whole genome shotgun sequence includes the following:
- the LOC113751305 gene encoding uncharacterized protein LOC113751305 → MVFRRFFGMMIGCLGLSDQPTLPSPSEAAETQPLDLAEVNKSPRIRLSDGRYLAYREVGVPKDKSNFRVICVHGFGSSKEMNFLAPEELMDELGIYFLLFDRAGYGESDPNPKRSVKSEASDIEELADQLELGPKFYVVGVSLGCYPVWSCLKRLPHRLAGSALIVPMINYKWRTLPKDLVKDDYRKNLCRWIIWLLRHTPGLLHWWLTQKVFPSSNVLDKNPAFFSSKDLEFLSNTKGYQLFAQNGFKDRRTFESIRKDCIVAFGRWDFEPMELTNPYAENESSVHIWQGCEDKVVPVKLQRYVSERLPWIRYHEVPDGGHMLVYDSSVCAAILRSLLLGEDPPEYKPY, encoded by the exons ATGGTCTTTAGGAGATTTTTTGGTATGATGATTGGCTGCCTCGGATTAAGTGATCAGCCTACACTGCCATCTCCTTCTGAGGCTGCTGAAACACAGCCATTAGATCTAGCTGAAGTAAACAAATCACCAAGAATCAGGCTGAGTGATGGAAGATACTTGGCTTACAGAGAAGTAGGAGTCCCCAAGGATAAGTCCAATTTTAGAGTAATTTGTGTTCATGGCTTTGGCAGCTCCAAAGAAATGAACTTTTTAGCACCCGAG GAACTAATGGATGAGTTGGGAATATATTTCCTCTTATTTGATCGAGCTGGATATGGGGAGAGTGATCCAAATCCAAAACGCTCAGTAAAAAGTGAAGCATCTGACATTGAGGAACTAGCTGATCAGCTAGAACTAGGACCCAAATTCTACGTAGTGGGAGTTTCTTTGGGTTGTTATCCTGTCTGGAGTTGCCTCAAACGTCTACCACATAG GCTAGCAGGTTCTGCGCTCATAGTCCCTATGATCAATTACAAGTGGCGCACTCTTCCAAAAGATCTGGTAAAGGATGACTACCGGAAGAACCTTTGCCGATGGATTATCTGGCTTTTACGCCATACTCCTGGGCTGCTACATTGGTGGTTGACTCAAAAAGTTTTCCCCTCATCCAACGTTCTTGATAAAAACCCTGCATTCTTTAGCTCGAAAGACCTAGAATTCTTGAGTAACACTAAAGGATACCAGTTATTTGCTCAG AATGGATTTAAGGATCGCCGCACGTTTGAGTCCATTCGCAAGGACTGCATTGTGGCCTTTGGTAGGTGGGACTTTGAACCGATGGAACTAACTAATCCATATGCTGAAAATGAAAGCTCTGTTCACATCTGGCAAGGTTGCGAGGACAAGGTTGTGCCAGTTAAATTGCAAAGGTATGTTTCAGAAAGGCTACCCTGGATTCGGTATCACGAGGTTCCTGATGGTGGGCATATGCTTGTGTATGACAGTTCGGTATGTGCAGCCATCTTGAGGTCTCTTTTGCTTGGAGAAGATCCTCCAGAATACAAGCCTTACTAG